A stretch of Acidimicrobiales bacterium DNA encodes these proteins:
- a CDS encoding spermidine/putrescine ABC transporter substrate-binding protein, giving the protein MTLRTLIRLCAGLLAFALLAGACGDDSDSASTTCEVGQTDGDLNLYNWAEYIDPDLKSAFEAEYGVSVNEDNYDSNEAMQPIISAGNSGYDLIVPSDYMVSILIDLGDIAPIQRDALSNIDNLDPDFASGLPFDPDGEYSVPYQWGTTGLGVDLAVTGEDVPETWGLVFDPELREQYGLDGAITLLNDPRETMGAALKYLGYSLNTTSESELDEAKALVAEATGALAAYDSDQYDELLVAGNSAVAHGYSGNFIVQFDEADDPDQYAYFVPEEGGTRWVDNMSVVADAPHPCTAHAFIDFLLDAENGAALTNWNYYASPNAAAVEFIDPDVLSDPIVYPTDTSTLEFIADTGDFETNFSDAFIEAKG; this is encoded by the coding sequence ATGACCCTGCGAACCCTGATCCGGCTCTGCGCCGGACTCCTCGCCTTCGCCCTGCTCGCCGGCGCGTGCGGCGACGACAGCGACTCCGCCTCGACCACCTGCGAGGTCGGTCAGACCGACGGCGACCTCAACCTCTACAACTGGGCCGAGTACATCGACCCCGATCTGAAGTCCGCGTTCGAGGCCGAGTACGGCGTGTCCGTCAACGAGGACAACTACGACTCCAACGAGGCGATGCAGCCGATCATCTCGGCCGGCAACAGTGGCTACGACCTCATCGTGCCGTCGGACTACATGGTGTCGATCCTGATCGACCTCGGCGACATCGCCCCGATCCAGCGCGATGCCCTGTCGAACATCGACAACCTCGATCCGGACTTCGCCTCGGGCCTGCCGTTCGATCCCGACGGCGAGTACTCGGTGCCCTACCAGTGGGGTACCACGGGTCTCGGGGTGGACCTCGCGGTCACCGGCGAGGACGTCCCCGAGACGTGGGGCCTCGTCTTCGACCCGGAGCTGCGCGAGCAGTACGGGCTCGACGGTGCCATCACGCTGCTGAACGATCCCCGCGAGACCATGGGCGCGGCGCTGAAGTACCTGGGCTACTCGCTCAACACCACGAGCGAGAGCGAGCTCGACGAGGCGAAGGCGCTGGTCGCCGAGGCCACCGGTGCGCTGGCCGCGTACGACTCCGACCAGTACGACGAGTTGCTCGTCGCCGGCAACTCGGCGGTGGCCCACGGGTACTCCGGCAACTTCATCGTCCAGTTCGACGAGGCCGACGATCCCGACCAGTACGCCTACTTCGTTCCCGAGGAGGGCGGCACCCGCTGGGTCGACAACATGTCCGTCGTGGCCGACGCGCCGCATCCGTGCACGGCCCACGCCTTCATCGACTTCCTGCTGGATGCCGAGAATGGGGCGGCGCTGACCAACTGGAACTACTACGCCAGCCCGAACGCAGCTGCCGTCGAGTTCATCGATCCGGACGTGCTGTCGGATCCGATCGTGTACCCGACGGACACCAGCACCCTGGAGTTCATCGCCGACACGGGCGACTTCGAGACCAACTTCTCGGACGCGTTCATCGAGGCGAAGGGCTGA
- a CDS encoding ABC transporter permease, whose amino-acid sequence MSVSDTAKPRGLTRAGLTVNAALVYGFFYAPIVILTIFSFSDDRLVGRWGGFTTHWYGDFWADEQLTDSLWVSIRVALWSTVVSVILGTLAALALERFRFRGRGFFDGLLYLPIIIPDVTMAVMMLLFFSEAIDVTNDLFGTSYSKGFGTITLSHIAFNISFVSVVVRARLAGMSTELEEAALDLYASRWRTFRHVTLPQIAPGIAGGALLALTLSLDDVVITQFVAGPNATTLPVRVFSLIRKGVTPVINAVSVVMLGASIVLVLLSLLAQRVRSSTAD is encoded by the coding sequence GTGAGCGTCAGCGACACCGCCAAGCCCCGCGGCCTGACCCGCGCCGGCCTCACCGTCAACGCCGCGCTCGTGTACGGCTTCTTCTACGCGCCGATCGTCATCCTCACGATCTTCTCGTTCAGCGACGACCGGCTCGTCGGCCGCTGGGGCGGCTTCACGACGCACTGGTACGGCGACTTCTGGGCCGACGAGCAGCTCACCGACTCTCTGTGGGTCTCGATCCGCGTCGCCCTCTGGTCCACGGTCGTCTCCGTCATCCTCGGCACGCTCGCCGCCCTCGCGCTCGAGCGCTTCCGATTCCGGGGACGTGGCTTCTTCGACGGTCTGCTCTATCTCCCGATCATCATTCCCGACGTGACGATGGCTGTGATGATGCTGCTGTTCTTCAGCGAGGCGATCGACGTCACCAACGACCTGTTCGGCACCTCCTACAGCAAGGGTTTCGGCACGATCACGCTGAGCCACATCGCGTTCAACATCAGCTTCGTCTCCGTGGTCGTGCGGGCCCGGCTCGCGGGGATGAGCACCGAGTTGGAGGAGGCGGCGCTGGACCTCTACGCCTCCCGCTGGCGCACGTTCCGCCATGTCACCCTGCCCCAGATCGCGCCGGGCATCGCGGGTGGCGCCCTGCTCGCGCTGACCCTCTCGCTCGACGACGTCGTCATCACCCAGTTCGTCGCCGGCCCCAACGCCACGACGCTGCCCGTCCGCGTGTTCTCGCTGATCCGCAAGGGCGTGACACCGGTGATCAACGCCGTGTCCGTCGTGATGCTCGGAGCCTCGATCGTTCTCGTGCTGTTGAGTCTCCTCGCCCAGCGGGTGCGCTCCAGCACGGCGGATTGA
- a CDS encoding ABC transporter permease, translating into MTLVDDPGPAPEAGADPEPPAVTPEFEKAAARADSWRGFFLAVPAYAYLLLFFVVPFIIVVINSFATRSRGGTTEWRDWNLDSYEKLGEPIVRTILYRSVFLALITTVICLLVAYPFAYFLATRKPIVRNLMLVFVMIPFWTNFLVRNYAWRLILENDGVFDDTTSALGLGQFDLLFTQRAVVIGMVYGFLPFMILPLYASIERIDLRLVEASRDLYASGWQTLRRVLIPLSMPGIIAGSILVFVPSMGAYVTPAILGGDKEVLLGSYIVVQFLTARNGPFGAALSVVLLGVMLLATRVYFRSGGKNL; encoded by the coding sequence GTGACCCTCGTCGACGATCCGGGGCCGGCGCCGGAGGCCGGGGCGGACCCGGAACCGCCGGCGGTGACGCCGGAGTTCGAGAAGGCGGCCGCCCGAGCCGACTCCTGGCGAGGGTTCTTCCTGGCCGTGCCGGCCTACGCCTACCTGCTGCTGTTCTTCGTCGTCCCCTTCATCATCGTGGTGATCAATTCGTTCGCGACCCGCAGCCGCGGTGGCACCACCGAGTGGCGCGATTGGAACCTCGACTCGTACGAGAAGCTCGGCGAGCCGATCGTGCGGACGATCCTGTACCGGTCGGTCTTCCTGGCGCTGATCACGACCGTCATCTGCCTGCTGGTCGCCTACCCGTTCGCCTATTTCCTCGCCACCCGCAAGCCGATCGTCCGCAACCTGATGCTCGTGTTCGTGATGATCCCGTTCTGGACGAACTTCCTGGTCCGCAACTACGCGTGGCGCCTGATCCTCGAGAACGACGGCGTGTTCGACGACACCACGAGCGCCCTCGGCCTCGGCCAGTTCGACCTGCTGTTCACCCAGCGGGCGGTGGTGATCGGCATGGTCTACGGCTTCCTGCCGTTCATGATCCTCCCCCTCTACGCGTCCATCGAGCGCATCGACCTCCGCCTCGTGGAGGCAAGCCGCGATCTCTACGCGTCCGGGTGGCAGACGCTGCGCCGCGTCCTCATCCCCCTGTCGATGCCCGGCATCATCGCCGGCTCGATCCTGGTCTTCGTGCCGAGCATGGGTGCCTACGTCACCCCGGCGATCCTGGGTGGCGACAAGGAGGTCCTGCTCGGCAGCTACATCGTCGTGCAGTTCCTGACGGCCCGGAACGGGCCCTTCGGCGCGGCGCTCTCCGTCGTCCTGCTCGGCGTCATGCTCCTGGCGACGCGCGTCTACTTCCGATCCGGCGGGAAGAACCTGTGA
- a CDS encoding ABC transporter ATP-binding protein translates to MNDTAAAVALGGITKRFDDVVAVDDVRLDIADGEFFALLGPSGCGKTTTLRMIAGLEFPTEGSLRIFGDEVGTLPPNKRPVNTVFQSYALFPHMNVLQNVAFGLKMQKVAKAEAANRAEEAIRLVHMDGMEQRRPDQLSGGQQQRVALARALVNSPKVLLLDEPLGALDLKLRQEMQRELKTLQREVGITFVFVTHDQEEALTMSDRIGVMNEGKLLQVGSPEEIYERPANRFVADFIGQTNLLDGTVEAAGTVCLANGTRVPVDTGATAVGTTVAISLRPERAEIHPPEAVPAGRPSVGGRLDQMTYLGNAVILTVALDWMRLDVRIEKRADTALPEIGSEVAVSWEPDAGSVVED, encoded by the coding sequence GTGAACGACACGGCCGCCGCCGTCGCCCTCGGGGGCATCACCAAACGGTTCGACGACGTGGTCGCGGTCGACGACGTCCGTCTCGACATCGCCGACGGCGAGTTCTTCGCCCTCCTCGGGCCGTCCGGATGCGGCAAGACGACGACACTGCGGATGATTGCCGGCCTCGAGTTCCCGACCGAGGGCAGCCTGCGCATCTTCGGCGACGAGGTCGGCACGCTTCCGCCCAACAAACGGCCGGTCAACACGGTCTTCCAGAGCTACGCCCTCTTCCCGCACATGAACGTGCTCCAGAACGTCGCCTTCGGCCTGAAGATGCAGAAGGTCGCCAAGGCCGAGGCGGCGAACCGGGCCGAGGAGGCGATCCGGCTCGTCCACATGGACGGGATGGAACAGCGGCGCCCCGACCAGCTCTCGGGCGGCCAACAGCAGCGGGTCGCCCTGGCCCGGGCCCTCGTCAACAGCCCGAAGGTGCTCCTGCTCGACGAGCCCCTCGGGGCGCTCGACCTGAAGCTGCGCCAGGAGATGCAACGCGAGCTGAAGACCCTGCAGCGCGAGGTGGGGATCACCTTCGTGTTCGTCACCCACGATCAGGAGGAGGCGCTCACGATGAGCGACCGGATCGGCGTGATGAACGAGGGGAAGCTGCTCCAGGTCGGGTCGCCCGAGGAGATCTACGAGCGGCCGGCCAACCGCTTCGTCGCCGACTTCATCGGCCAGACCAACCTGCTCGACGGCACCGTCGAGGCGGCGGGCACCGTGTGTCTCGCCAACGGCACGCGCGTGCCGGTGGACACCGGCGCGACCGCCGTCGGTACCACCGTGGCGATCAGCCTGCGGCCCGAACGAGCGGAGATCCACCCGCCGGAGGCAGTACCGGCCGGAAGGCCGAGCGTCGGCGGACGCCTCGACCAGATGACGTATCTCGGCAATGCCGTGATCCTCACCGTGGCGCTCGACTGGATGCGCCTCGACGTGCGGATCGAGAAGCGGGCCGACACCGCACTGCCGGAGATCGGGAGCGAGGTCGCGGTGTCGTGGGAACCGGACGCCGGTTCCGTGGTGGAGGACTGA
- a CDS encoding C45 family peptidase — MQRPPIRVLDVAGSPAAMGHTHGTRHADEIRAYTDERVRLVAAGSWSGGPVDRATVLDLAEQCLPAHAAFSPRLHEEMLAMADGAGITPAEAIVVGGFTDFVDTVRANLGGPHPPEVAEDDCTSFIVPDHRADGAGFFGQTWDMHDSATDYVVLLRTRPDDAPAALVFTTTGCLGQIGMNELGVCVGINNLTAADGGIGVTWPSVVREALHQESAGAARDVILGADLAGGHNFMVFDAAGEGYNIEAMPTARPVTPLADAALSHTNHTTTPETQAVEGLRADALQASSRFRLETATAELDRDGITADDLMALTAGAVCQISTEPSHIESSGAAIMRPRTKEFWACWGLPRENDYQKVAFAGVAS, encoded by the coding sequence GTGCAACGTCCGCCGATTCGCGTGCTCGACGTGGCCGGTTCACCGGCCGCGATGGGCCACACCCACGGCACTCGCCACGCCGACGAGATCAGGGCCTACACCGACGAACGGGTCCGCCTCGTCGCCGCGGGCTCATGGAGCGGCGGCCCCGTCGATCGCGCCACGGTGCTCGACCTCGCCGAGCAGTGCCTGCCCGCCCATGCCGCGTTCTCCCCGCGGCTCCACGAGGAGATGCTCGCCATGGCCGACGGGGCCGGCATCACCCCCGCGGAGGCGATCGTCGTCGGCGGCTTCACCGACTTCGTCGACACGGTCCGAGCCAACCTCGGCGGGCCACATCCACCCGAGGTCGCGGAGGACGACTGCACCTCGTTCATCGTGCCCGACCATCGCGCCGACGGCGCCGGGTTCTTCGGCCAGACCTGGGACATGCACGATTCGGCGACCGACTATGTCGTGCTGCTGCGCACCCGGCCCGACGACGCACCGGCGGCCCTCGTCTTCACCACCACGGGATGCCTCGGTCAGATCGGGATGAACGAACTCGGCGTCTGCGTCGGCATCAACAACCTCACGGCGGCCGACGGGGGCATCGGCGTCACCTGGCCGTCCGTCGTGCGCGAAGCCCTCCATCAGGAAAGCGCCGGCGCGGCGCGTGACGTGATCCTCGGCGCCGATCTCGCCGGCGGCCACAACTTCATGGTGTTCGACGCCGCGGGCGAGGGATACAACATCGAGGCGATGCCGACGGCGCGCCCCGTCACGCCCCTCGCCGACGCCGCGCTCTCCCACACGAACCACACGACCACTCCGGAGACACAGGCGGTCGAGGGGCTGCGGGCGGACGCTCTCCAGGCCAGTTCGCGCTTCCGGCTCGAGACCGCCACGGCCGAGCTCGACCGCGACGGCATCACGGCGGACGACCTCATGGCGCTCACCGCCGGCGCGGTGTGCCAGATCTCCACCGAGCCGAGCCACATCGAGTCGAGTGGGGCGGCCATCATGCGGCCCCGCACGAAGGAGTTCTGGGCCTGCTGGGGTCTGCCCCGCGAGAACGACTACCAGAAGGTGGCATTCGCCGGAGTGGCTTCGTGA
- a CDS encoding peroxiredoxin → MALRINDIAPDFKATTTEGTIEFHDWIGDGWALLFSHPKDFTPVCTTELGTVAGMKDDFAARNCKLIGISVDGVDDHEGWAADIQTATGHALNYPLIGDPNLEIVKAYDMLPADAGETSEGRSAGDNATARTVFIIGPDKRIKAQLTYPMTTGRNFDEILRMLDSIQLTAQEQVATPANWKDGDDVIVVPSVSDDDARAKHGEFRAPVPYLRYVPDPR, encoded by the coding sequence ATGGCACTACGTATCAACGACATCGCTCCTGACTTCAAAGCAACAACGACGGAGGGCACCATCGAGTTCCACGATTGGATCGGCGATGGCTGGGCCCTGCTGTTCTCCCACCCGAAGGACTTCACGCCGGTGTGCACCACCGAGCTGGGCACCGTCGCCGGCATGAAGGACGACTTCGCGGCTCGGAACTGCAAGCTCATCGGCATCAGCGTCGACGGGGTGGACGACCACGAGGGCTGGGCGGCCGACATCCAGACGGCCACCGGCCACGCGCTCAACTACCCGCTGATCGGCGATCCGAACCTCGAGATCGTGAAGGCCTACGACATGCTTCCCGCGGATGCGGGCGAGACCTCCGAAGGTCGCAGCGCGGGCGACAACGCGACCGCCCGCACCGTGTTCATCATCGGTCCCGACAAGCGCATCAAGGCGCAGCTCACCTACCCGATGACGACGGGCCGCAACTTCGACGAGATCCTCCGGATGCTCGATTCGATCCAACTGACGGCGCAGGAGCAGGTCGCCACGCCGGCGAACTGGAAGGACGGCGACGACGTCATCGTCGTGCCCTCCGTCTCGGACGACGACGCCCGGGCCAAGCACGGCGAGTTCCGTGCCCCGGTGCCCTACCTGCGCTACGTCCCCGACCCCCGCTGA
- a CDS encoding DNA topoisomerase IV subunit B: MATKKTSAKSSGYDADAIQTLEGLEAVRKRPGMYIGGTGSEGLMHLVWELIDNAVDEAAAGFADKVDVTLHRDKSIEVADNGRGIPIDKHQKRKVSALEVVFTELHAGGKFGGGAYSSSGGLHGVGASVVNALASKLVAEVDRDGATHLLAFNERVAGQFTGTTFKAGHTLAKIKKISKNKTGTRVRFWPDFDIFDPEATIDVEEICRRATQACFLVPGMKVSVTDKRTGGRTEPFTFVSRGGLADLVDHLAIGENVSQVITCNGIDTFTEKVPVNGKMTDVERECTVDVAMRWVKGYDTDVVTFVNTIPTSQGGTHRAGFDKALTRVINNVVLKDNRKLAKLAKQDKHKATKDDVQEGLVAAIKVTFPEPQFRGQTKQELGTPAIEGIVSRLVYEQLKEWFEPGGGPRSHVKAIADKLAAAIQNRVDSKTLLENKRKAASLGSTGMPEKLADCRVHGPDAELILVEGDSAAGPAKRGRDSETMAILPLRGKVVNAAKASQKQVLDNAEAQALFTAMGAGAGTEFNLDDARYGRIVILCDADVDGSHIRCLLLTLIHQYMLPMLEAGNVFAAQPPLFTTKVGDETYRVYSDEEKEAVTDELCKGKRKRENVKWQRFKGLGEMNVDELRHCALDPQTRTLRRLTMDDAEEAKDAARMVDVLMGNDVSVRRDFLVKNSALVDSSMLDI, translated from the coding sequence GTGGCCACCAAGAAGACCAGCGCCAAGTCCAGCGGCTACGACGCCGACGCGATCCAGACCCTCGAGGGTCTCGAAGCCGTGCGCAAACGGCCGGGCATGTACATCGGGGGCACCGGGTCCGAGGGCCTGATGCATCTCGTGTGGGAGCTGATCGACAACGCGGTCGACGAGGCCGCCGCCGGGTTCGCCGACAAGGTCGACGTCACCCTCCACCGCGACAAGTCGATCGAGGTGGCCGACAACGGCCGCGGCATCCCGATCGACAAGCACCAGAAACGCAAGGTCAGCGCCCTCGAGGTGGTGTTCACCGAGCTCCACGCCGGCGGCAAGTTCGGAGGCGGTGCCTACTCGTCCTCGGGCGGACTCCACGGCGTGGGCGCGTCGGTCGTGAACGCGCTCGCGTCGAAGCTCGTCGCCGAGGTCGACCGCGACGGCGCCACCCACCTGTTGGCGTTCAACGAGCGGGTCGCCGGCCAGTTCACGGGGACGACGTTCAAGGCAGGCCACACCCTCGCCAAGATCAAGAAGATCTCGAAGAACAAGACCGGCACCCGGGTGCGGTTCTGGCCGGACTTCGACATCTTCGATCCGGAGGCCACGATCGACGTCGAGGAGATCTGCCGCCGCGCCACCCAGGCCTGCTTCCTCGTGCCGGGGATGAAGGTCAGCGTCACCGACAAGCGCACCGGGGGACGCACGGAGCCGTTCACGTTCGTGTCGCGCGGCGGACTGGCCGACCTCGTCGACCATCTGGCGATCGGTGAGAACGTCAGCCAGGTCATCACCTGCAACGGCATCGACACGTTCACCGAGAAGGTGCCGGTGAACGGCAAGATGACCGATGTCGAGCGGGAGTGCACCGTCGACGTCGCCATGCGGTGGGTGAAGGGCTACGACACGGACGTCGTCACCTTCGTCAACACGATCCCCACCAGCCAGGGCGGCACCCATCGCGCCGGCTTCGACAAGGCGCTCACCCGTGTGATCAACAATGTCGTCCTGAAGGACAACCGCAAGCTGGCCAAGCTGGCGAAGCAGGACAAGCACAAGGCGACCAAGGACGACGTGCAGGAGGGCCTGGTCGCCGCGATCAAGGTCACCTTCCCGGAGCCCCAGTTCCGCGGTCAGACCAAACAGGAGCTCGGCACCCCGGCGATCGAAGGCATCGTGTCGCGCCTCGTCTACGAGCAGCTCAAGGAGTGGTTCGAGCCCGGCGGCGGGCCCCGGAGCCATGTGAAGGCGATCGCCGACAAGCTGGCGGCCGCGATCCAGAACCGCGTCGACTCCAAGACCCTCCTGGAGAACAAGCGCAAGGCCGCCTCCCTCGGCTCCACCGGCATGCCGGAGAAGCTGGCGGACTGTCGGGTCCACGGGCCCGATGCCGAGCTGATCCTGGTCGAGGGCGATTCGGCGGCCGGACCGGCCAAACGGGGTCGGGACTCCGAGACGATGGCGATCCTCCCGCTGCGCGGCAAGGTCGTGAACGCGGCCAAGGCGAGCCAGAAGCAGGTGCTCGACAACGCCGAGGCCCAGGCCCTGTTCACGGCGATGGGCGCCGGCGCGGGCACGGAGTTCAACCTGGACGACGCCCGCTACGGGCGGATCGTGATCCTGTGCGACGCGGATGTCGACGGGAGCCACATCCGCTGTCTCCTGCTCACCCTGATCCACCAGTACATGCTGCCGATGCTCGAGGCCGGCAACGTCTTCGCCGCCCAGCCGCCCCTGTTCACCACGAAGGTCGGCGACGAGACCTACCGCGTCTACTCCGACGAGGAGAAGGAGGCGGTCACCGACGAGCTCTGCAAGGGGAAGCGCAAGCGCGAGAACGTGAAGTGGCAACGCTTCAAGGGGCTCGGTGAGATGAACGTGGACGAGCTGCGCCACTGCGCCCTCGACCCGCAGACCCGTACGCTGCGGCGGCTCACGATGGACGACGCCGAGGAGGCGAAGGACGCGGCGCGGATGGTCGATGTGCTGATGGGCAACGACGTCAGCGTGCGCCGCGACTTCCTGGTGAAGAACTCCGCCCTCGTCGACTCCTCGATGCTGGACATCTGA
- a CDS encoding YhjD/YihY/BrkB family envelope integrity protein, whose protein sequence is MSPTPDSSPTSSTFATITSVALALKQRISDHHAPIFAAAVAFFAFLALIPALTALIGVYGLVADPDEVTRQISESLSGAPETTRTFLVDQMSEIAAGSSGALGASVGIGLLFALFSASGATANLVKALNVAYEIEETRKPWTLRGVSLLLTIGAIAVLGVVVFLMAALPTVLRDAGDGLRWALNIGRYPILALVMAATLSLLYRLGPDHGGNDRPLSPRLFTAGGLLATGLFVSLSALFSYYTANLGSYGETYGPLATIIVLLVWFQLSALSVIVGAELDAELADREWRARTGLELPEAAAGDAHAAADRWITALGEHDVEAILAGWHRRGVHHHPLFGRLAVPDELRRHLDDLLAAFPDLSVVVEDITATGDTATVRHRLVGTFTGTAWRGVEPNGRELDLTSVAFLRLDDGFIVDVEELFDTAALVEQLGFRPGDRSASARVKQGVANLITRLRPDRAAPQE, encoded by the coding sequence ATGTCCCCCACCCCCGATTCCTCCCCCACGTCATCGACGTTCGCGACCATCACGTCGGTCGCGCTCGCCCTGAAGCAGCGCATCAGCGACCACCATGCGCCGATCTTCGCCGCCGCGGTCGCCTTCTTCGCCTTCCTGGCCCTGATTCCCGCCCTCACCGCCCTGATCGGTGTCTACGGACTCGTCGCCGATCCGGACGAGGTCACCCGCCAGATCTCCGAATCGCTCTCCGGTGCGCCGGAGACCACCCGCACGTTCCTCGTCGACCAGATGAGCGAGATCGCCGCCGGAAGCTCGGGCGCGCTCGGCGCGAGCGTCGGCATCGGTCTCCTGTTCGCCCTGTTCAGCGCGTCGGGGGCGACCGCCAACCTCGTCAAGGCGCTGAACGTCGCCTACGAGATCGAAGAGACCCGCAAGCCGTGGACCCTCCGGGGCGTCTCCCTGCTGCTCACGATCGGGGCGATCGCCGTGCTCGGCGTCGTCGTGTTCCTCATGGCCGCGCTACCGACCGTCCTGCGAGATGCCGGCGACGGGCTGCGCTGGGCGTTGAACATCGGCCGCTATCCGATCCTCGCCCTCGTGATGGCCGCGACCCTGTCGCTGCTCTACCGCCTCGGCCCGGACCACGGCGGCAACGATCGCCCCCTGTCCCCCCGGCTCTTCACGGCCGGTGGCCTGTTGGCAACGGGGCTGTTCGTCTCGCTCTCCGCCCTGTTCAGCTATTACACCGCCAACCTCGGGAGCTACGGCGAGACCTACGGACCGCTCGCCACGATCATCGTGCTGCTCGTGTGGTTCCAGTTGTCCGCCCTGTCGGTGATCGTCGGCGCCGAACTCGACGCGGAGCTGGCCGACCGCGAGTGGCGGGCCCGAACCGGCCTCGAGCTGCCGGAGGCCGCCGCGGGCGATGCCCACGCCGCGGCCGATCGTTGGATCACGGCCCTCGGCGAGCACGATGTCGAGGCGATCCTCGCCGGCTGGCACCGTCGCGGCGTCCATCACCACCCGCTCTTCGGGCGCCTCGCGGTGCCGGACGAACTCCGCCGGCACCTCGACGACCTGCTCGCCGCCTTCCCGGATCTGTCCGTCGTCGTCGAGGACATCACGGCGACCGGGGACACCGCGACCGTCCGGCACCGCCTCGTCGGCACGTTCACCGGCACCGCCTGGCGCGGCGTCGAGCCGAACGGCCGTGAGCTGGACCTCACCTCGGTGGCGTTCCTGCGGCTCGACGACGGGTTCATCGTCGACGTCGAGGAGCTGTTCGACACCGCGGCGCTGGTGGAACAGCTGGGCTTTCGGCCCGGGGACCGTTCGGCGAGCGCTCGCGTCAAACAGGGCGTCGCCAATCTGATCACCCGGCTCCGACCCGATCGGGCGGCGCCACAGGAGTGA
- a CDS encoding PD-(D/E)XK nuclease family protein, with protein sequence MELDPDAIGLADPVDPASLDLEGEIREVGVPTPPPRLSPSGASTFEQCPRRWRHRYVDRLPDPPGEAALAGSFAHRVLELLMQRAPEERTPDEAKTIARQEWPETEAQPDYAALDYDDEKGRHFRWKAWQAIEGLWKLEDPATVDVAATEQDIEAVIGGVPFRGIVDRLEREGDGLVVTDYKSGKAPSPRYRRGRLDQVLLYAAAVEADTGEMPVRARLLYLGQRPVGIDVTRKELDDVTEKLAATWAGINTACETDEFEPRTGPLCGWCPYIDRCPEGAKEAEKRDRRRAAQDAAMLEAAG encoded by the coding sequence ATGGAACTTGACCCCGATGCCATCGGCCTGGCGGATCCCGTCGATCCGGCATCGCTCGATCTCGAGGGCGAGATCCGCGAGGTCGGCGTGCCCACACCGCCGCCCCGCCTCTCGCCGTCCGGCGCGAGCACCTTCGAGCAGTGCCCTCGGCGCTGGCGGCACCGCTATGTCGATCGGCTCCCCGACCCTCCGGGGGAAGCCGCCCTGGCCGGCAGCTTCGCCCATCGGGTGCTGGAGCTCCTGATGCAGCGCGCCCCCGAGGAGCGGACCCCCGACGAGGCGAAGACGATCGCCCGCCAGGAATGGCCCGAGACCGAAGCTCAGCCCGACTACGCGGCGCTCGACTACGACGACGAGAAGGGCCGCCACTTCCGCTGGAAGGCGTGGCAGGCGATCGAGGGCCTGTGGAAGCTGGAGGATCCGGCGACGGTCGACGTGGCCGCGACCGAGCAGGACATCGAGGCGGTGATCGGTGGCGTCCCGTTCCGCGGCATCGTCGACCGGCTCGAACGCGAAGGCGACGGCCTGGTCGTCACCGACTACAAGTCTGGCAAGGCGCCCTCACCGCGTTATCGACGCGGCCGGCTCGATCAGGTGCTGCTCTACGCGGCGGCCGTCGAGGCCGACACCGGCGAGATGCCGGTGCGGGCCCGCCTGCTCTACCTCGGCCAGCGTCCCGTGGGCATCGATGTCACCCGCAAGGAGCTGGACGACGTCACCGAGAAGCTCGCGGCCACCTGGGCGGGCATCAACACCGCCTGTGAGACCGATGAGTTCGAACCCCGCACGGGGCCACTGTGCGGCTGGTGTCCCTACATCGACCGGTGCCCCGAGGGCGCCAAAGAGGCCGAGAAGCGCGACCGCCGCCGCGCCGCCCAGGACGCGGCGATGCTCGAAGCGGCAGGCTGA